Proteins from a genomic interval of Chryseobacterium indologenes:
- a CDS encoding aldo/keto reductase produces MQYRSLGKNGPKVSAVSIGTRSMTPNRDIDSTESSRIIKVLETAIEKGINFINTADFYSMGLNEMQIGKAIKGKRDKVFLSVKTGLRRSPTGDYLGLDCTPSSIKNFCNYSLTRLGVEVIDLYQPARIDPNVPLEDTVGAIADLIKEGKVRYLGMSEVNARQLKIANEIYPVSALEIEYSLATRFIEHEILPMARSLEISVIPYSVLYYGLLTGDINGPFSKSDYRSTLPRFNSENLTANLEIIDFLKDFSAQKGYSPSQIAVAWLLNQGNDIIPIIGMGCPERVSDNLKALEIKFTNEELLFLDSTFSMGAIKGDRYPETLKSIIPS; encoded by the coding sequence ATGCAGTATAGATCTTTGGGAAAAAATGGGCCAAAAGTTTCTGCAGTATCCATTGGTACACGCAGTATGACACCAAATAGGGATATTGATTCCACGGAAAGTTCAAGAATAATTAAAGTGTTAGAAACAGCAATAGAAAAGGGCATTAATTTCATAAATACCGCTGATTTTTACAGTATGGGCTTAAATGAAATGCAGATCGGAAAAGCCATAAAAGGAAAGAGAGACAAAGTTTTTCTCAGTGTAAAAACTGGACTCAGAAGATCTCCGACAGGAGATTATCTCGGTCTTGACTGTACTCCATCTTCGATCAAGAATTTTTGCAACTATTCCCTGACCAGATTGGGTGTTGAGGTCATTGATCTCTACCAGCCCGCACGCATAGACCCCAATGTTCCGTTAGAGGATACCGTAGGAGCAATTGCAGACCTTATTAAAGAAGGAAAAGTCCGATACCTTGGTATGTCAGAGGTAAATGCCCGGCAGCTTAAGATTGCGAATGAAATATATCCGGTTTCCGCACTTGAAATTGAATATTCACTGGCTACCAGATTCATTGAGCATGAAATTTTACCTATGGCAAGGTCTTTGGAAATTTCAGTGATACCCTATTCAGTTCTCTATTATGGTCTCCTTACAGGCGATATTAATGGCCCGTTTTCTAAATCTGATTACAGAAGCACCCTGCCTAGATTCAACAGCGAAAATCTTACGGCAAATCTGGAAATCATTGACTTTCTAAAAGACTTTAGTGCCCAAAAAGGATATAGCCCCAGCCAGATAGCAGTTGCATGGTTGCTCAATCAGGGAAATGATATTATACCTATCATCGGAATGGGATGTCCTGAGAGAGTGTCGGATAACCTGAAAGCACTTGAAATAAAATTTACCAATGAAGAGCTTCTGTTTTTGGACAGCACTTTTTCAATGGGTGCTATTAAAGGCGACCGTTATCCTGAAACACTTAAATCAATAATTCCGTCCTAA